A genomic segment from Methanoculleus sp. SDB encodes:
- a CDS encoding ABC transporter, whose product MIEIRGIYKSFGRKEVLQDVNATINDGEIFTIIGPSGQGKSTLLRLINLLDEPTAGKILFDGIDIHREKNRRMELQRMMAMVFQKPVVFNSSVSDNIATGLRYRGFDRRIIRERIDDALDVIGMEGFGDRKARTLSGGEMQRVALARAMVTEPAILLLDEPTANLDPVATEAIEELILRYNRESGITVIMSTHDMLQGQRLAHRIGVMMHGTFSQTGTPRDVFSTPKNKEVARFIGIGNVLEGFISATEKGIATITIGETVIHAVTDLPAGVRACGCIRPEDITLHLSHAKRISALNVLEGTISKIIAAGPVNEIIVDAGITLMATLTWKSVEDLDLHEGDVVRISFKASAVHVMEGTG is encoded by the coding sequence ATGATTGAAATTCGTGGAATTTACAAGAGTTTTGGGAGAAAAGAGGTACTCCAGGATGTGAATGCCACCATCAATGACGGGGAGATCTTCACCATTATCGGGCCTTCGGGGCAGGGCAAGTCGACCCTGCTCCGCCTGATCAACCTTCTTGACGAACCGACGGCAGGAAAGATTCTCTTCGACGGCATTGATATCCATCGCGAAAAAAACCGGAGGATGGAATTACAGCGGATGATGGCGATGGTTTTTCAGAAACCCGTGGTCTTTAATTCGAGCGTGAGTGACAACATCGCGACCGGATTGCGATATCGCGGATTCGATCGCCGGATAATCCGGGAACGGATTGATGACGCACTTGACGTCATCGGCATGGAGGGATTCGGGGACCGGAAAGCACGTACCTTGTCCGGCGGAGAGATGCAGCGGGTCGCCCTCGCGCGAGCGATGGTGACCGAACCTGCGATTCTGCTGCTCGACGAACCGACGGCAAATCTTGATCCTGTCGCAACCGAGGCGATTGAAGAGCTGATCCTCCGGTACAACCGCGAATCGGGAATTACGGTGATCATGTCCACCCATGATATGCTTCAGGGACAACGACTGGCACACCGGATCGGAGTCATGATGCACGGCACGTTTTCCCAGACGGGAACTCCCCGCGATGTCTTTTCCACACCTAAAAACAAGGAAGTTGCCCGTTTCATCGGCATAGGCAATGTTTTGGAAGGATTCATCAGTGCTACGGAAAAGGGGATCGCAACGATTACTATCGGGGAAACCGTCATTCACGCCGTTACGGATCTTCCTGCGGGTGTCCGTGCATGCGGATGTATCCGGCCGGAGGATATCACCCTTCACCTGTCGCATGCGAAACGGATAAGTGCGCTGAATGTGCTGGAGGGCACCATCAGTAAAATCATCGCGGCCGGGCCCGTCAATGAGATTATAGTCGATGCCGGGATCACCCTGATGGCGACGCTGACATGGAAGTCCGTCGAGGATCTTGATCTTCATGAAGGCGATGTGGTCAGGATTTCTTTTAAGGCAAGCGCGGTCCATGTCATGGAGGGCACGGGGTGA
- a CDS encoding tungstate ABC transporter substrate-binding protein WtpA: protein MRSSVQLTMVIMMVCAVFFACGCTTTEPAQGGTETPVPTAAPEEFALTVFHAGSLTAPFEEMKAAFEAEYPNVEVQLVPGGSTKVVKDITELDKSADVLASADYSLIPNLMVPDDADWYVTFAKNQMVLTYTDASNYADEITADNWYDILAREDVKWAFSDPNLDPCGYRTPMVMQLAELHYGDDQIFDRTVGANSALTVTEADGIYTIHATEPEPEPRGSLSIRPKSVELVQMVESGGLDYAWEYRSVAVQNNLKFIELPEAIDLSSVDYESTYALVQIECVGSEAGSTIMNKGSPIVYGVTVPKNADHPEAGLEFVKMLIGVPGQEIMDGQGQPPIVPAGGYGSVPSMLTSLVTLHS, encoded by the coding sequence ATGAGAAGCTCAGTACAGCTTACAATGGTTATTATGATGGTGTGTGCCGTCTTTTTCGCCTGCGGATGTACCACAACCGAACCCGCACAGGGTGGCACGGAAACGCCCGTACCGACAGCCGCTCCCGAAGAGTTCGCACTCACCGTCTTTCATGCCGGGAGCCTCACCGCCCCGTTTGAAGAGATGAAGGCGGCATTTGAGGCGGAATATCCGAATGTCGAGGTTCAGCTCGTTCCCGGTGGCAGCACGAAAGTGGTGAAGGATATCACCGAACTGGATAAATCCGCTGATGTTCTCGCTTCTGCGGATTATTCACTCATCCCGAACCTCATGGTGCCGGATGATGCCGACTGGTACGTCACGTTTGCCAAGAACCAGATGGTTCTCACATATACGGACGCGAGCAACTATGCCGATGAGATCACCGCCGATAACTGGTACGACATTCTGGCGCGTGAGGATGTCAAATGGGCGTTTTCCGATCCGAATCTCGATCCGTGCGGCTACCGGACACCAATGGTGATGCAGCTTGCCGAACTCCATTATGGTGACGACCAGATATTCGACCGTACCGTCGGAGCGAACAGTGCCCTGACCGTAACCGAAGCGGACGGCATCTATACCATCCACGCGACCGAACCCGAACCCGAACCCCGCGGTTCCCTCTCCATACGACCCAAGAGTGTGGAACTCGTGCAGATGGTGGAGTCCGGGGGTCTCGACTACGCATGGGAGTACCGCAGTGTTGCGGTCCAGAACAACCTGAAATTCATCGAACTCCCCGAAGCCATCGATCTCTCATCGGTCGACTACGAATCGACCTATGCCCTGGTACAGATTGAGTGCGTCGGAAGTGAGGCGGGATCAACTATCATGAACAAGGGCAGTCCGATCGTCTATGGCGTAACCGTCCCGAAAAACGCCGACCATCCCGAAGCCGGACTTGAATTTGTGAAAATGCTGATTGGAGTTCCGGGACAGGAGATTATGGATGGGCAGGGACAACCGCCGATCGTGCCTGCCGGAGGCTACGGCAGTGTCCCGTCGATGCTGACCTCGCTGGTCACCCTCCACTCCTGA
- a CDS encoding molybdenum ABC transporter permease, with the protein MRRTRHFPDRCLISFALIGSLIVGLTILALLNMTVRELADIPHVISVATETRVIDSIVTTMGAGALAVVILILIGTPLAYILARTDFAGKGVVESLVDLPVMLPHTVAGILVYILFMQRGLIGAPLDAVGIIFEDAFPGIVIAMLFVSSPYYINSVREGIEKVPIHLENVARTLGASRFHAFLRIVLPLSARHIMNGSILAWGRAIGEFAAIIMIAYYPMVISTLIYYRFTTGGLRESSTVAFVMIIACFVAFIMLRLISRALGRYDDRV; encoded by the coding sequence ATGCGCAGAACACGTCATTTTCCCGATCGGTGTCTGATATCGTTTGCACTCATCGGAAGCCTCATTGTCGGGCTGACCATCCTTGCGCTGCTGAATATGACCGTGCGGGAACTTGCCGACATCCCGCATGTTATCAGTGTTGCAACCGAGACCCGGGTGATTGATTCCATTGTCACGACGATGGGAGCCGGAGCGCTTGCCGTTGTCATTCTGATCCTTATAGGGACGCCACTTGCCTACATTCTTGCGCGAACCGACTTCGCCGGCAAGGGAGTTGTCGAAAGTCTTGTGGATCTCCCTGTCATGCTGCCGCATACGGTCGCCGGGATTCTTGTCTATATCCTGTTTATGCAGCGCGGTTTGATCGGCGCACCGCTTGATGCGGTGGGTATCATTTTCGAGGATGCTTTTCCGGGAATTGTCATCGCAATGCTGTTTGTCTCGTCCCCCTATTACATCAATTCGGTGCGCGAGGGCATTGAAAAAGTACCGATTCACCTTGAAAACGTCGCCCGTACACTCGGGGCATCCCGTTTTCACGCGTTTCTTCGCATTGTCCTGCCCCTGAGCGCACGGCATATCATGAACGGATCAATCCTGGCATGGGGGCGTGCGATCGGTGAATTCGCTGCGATCATCATGATAGCCTACTACCCGATGGTCATTTCGACCCTCATTTATTATCGTTTCACGACGGGGGGGTTACGAGAAAGCAGTACGGTTGCATTCGTGATGATTATTGCCTGCTTTGTTGCATTTATCATGCTCAGGCTTATTTCGCGGGCGCTGGGGAGATACGATGATCGAGTTTAA